From the Streptomyces sp. 846.5 genome, the window TGGTTGGCGCTGTAGAGGGCGGTGGGCCACGGCGCGTCACCGCCCATCAGCCGCATCACCGCCTCGGCGCCGAACGGCACCGTGTACGGGCCGCGGGCGCACAGGTCGGGGTCGGGCCGGAGCCCGGCGGCGGCCAGCGCGGCGGCGAAGCCGGCGTAGCGGTCGCGTCCGGAGTCGACGGTGGGCGGGCCGCCGATGAAGGCGATCCGGCGGTGCCCCAGGTCCAGCAGATGCCGGGTGGCCAGCTCCGCGCCCTCGTGGTCGGCGGCCATCACGGAGTCCCCGGGGGCGCCTTCGGGCGAGCGCATCAGATTGACCACCGGGATCCCGGCCGCGCTCACCTCCCGCACCATCGCGTTGTTGTCGCCGGTGCCCACGATGATCAGGCCGTCGACGCGGTGGTCCAGCAGCATCTCCAGATAGCGGCGCTCGCGCGCCGGGTCGGCGTCGGTGACGCACAGCAGCACCTGGTAGCCGAACTCGTCCAGCCGCTGCTGGAGCACCCCGGTGATGGTGTGGAACGAGGCGTTCACCAGATTGGTGATCACCAGGCCGATGAGATTGCTGCGCCGGGTGCGCAGCCCGCTGGCGATCCGGTTGGGGCGGTAGCCCAGGCGCTCCGCGGCGGACTGCACCGCTTTCCTGGTCCGGTCGCTGACCCGGCCCGAGCCGCTCAGCACCCGTGAGGCCGTGCTCTTGGAGACCCCGGCCGCGTCGGCCACCTGGTCCAAGGTGACTGCCATCGGTCCACCCCGATCATGAAATCGATCCCATGTCGCTGCCCTTCAAGCTCGGGCGGCAGTCGCCATCATGGCAGATGATCCTGAGTCGCCGACGTAAATACTCTGTTTCACCAGCCATTCACGGGCAGTGCGGGGTTGACCTGATCTCCGTCCGGCTGCAACCGTTCTGCGCAATCGATCCCACAACGAAGCCGATCGGAGCGCACCATGAGCCCAGCCGCCGTCTCCTGGCGCGGGTACTGGCCGGCCGCACCCACGCCCTTCACCGCCGAGGGCTCGCTCGACGAGGCGGCCTGGCGCGCGCTGCTCCGGCTCTACGTCGGACAGGGCGTCCACGGGGTGCTGGTGAACGGCACCACCGGCGAGTGGTTCTCGCAGACCCCCGACGAGCGCCGCCGGGTGGCCGAGATCGCGGTCGAGGAACTCGCCGGCCGGGTGCCGGTGGTGATCGGCTGCGGCGCGTTCACCGCGGCCGAGTGCGCTCGGTACGGCGAACACGCCCGTGCGGTTGGCGCCGACGGCATCCTCACCACCCCGCCGCCCTATGTGCACCCGAGCCAGCAGGAGATCTACGCCTTCTACCGCAGCCTGGCCGAGACGGTCGATCTGCCGCTCATGGTCTACAACTGGCCGCGCGGCACCGCGGTCGACATCACCGTCGACACCCTGTCCAACCTTGCCGATCTGGACAACGTCGTTGCCGTCAAGGACAGTTCGGGCGACGAACTCAAGGTCGCCGACACCTGCGCGGCGCTGGCCGGCCGGGTCCAGGTCTTCGGCCGCTTCATCCACCGCCGCGGCATGGCCGTGATGGCCGAGTTCGGCGGCGCCGGGAACATCGACGGCGGCGCCCTGGGCGCCCCCTTCGCCGTCCCCTTCTACGAGAGCTTCTGGGCCGGTGACCTCGACCGGGCCAGGGAATGGTCCGCCCGCTACGAACGGCTCGTGAGCCTGCTGGTCAACGGCGACTACAGCTCCAGGTTCGCCTCACCCACCTCGCAGCTCAAAGCCGCCATGCGGCTGCTCGGGCAGCCCGGAGGGCATGTGCGCCCCCCGCTGCTCCCGTTGCAGGACCCGTCCGATCTGCGCCGCCTGTCGAAGGCGCTCGACGAGGCCGGGCTGCACCCCACTTCCTGCACCGCCGAAAGGTGAACCGACCATGCAACCGACCATGCGCAGACTGATCCTCGCCGCCTCCGCCTCTCTGCTCCTCACGATCGCGGCCTGCGGCAGCAGCCAGACCTCCTCCTCGTCCGCCGGCGCCGCGTCCTCGGCCGCCTGCACACCGAAGCTGGGCAAGGCCGACCTGGTCACGGCCGGCACGCTGACCATGTCGACCAACGCGACCCTGCCGCCGATGCAGTACCTCGACGCCTCCGGCAACGTCGTCGGCATGCGGGTCGAGCTCGGCGACGAGATCGCCAAGGTCCTCTGCCTCACCCCGCACTTCGTCAACATCCCCTTCGACGCCCAGATCCCCGGTGTGGAGTCCGGCCGCTGGGACATGATCGACACCGGGATGTTCTACACCCCGACGCGCGCCAAGACCATCAAGCTGGTCCCCTACGAGATCCAGGGCGTCTCCGTCTCGGTCACCCAGGGCAACCCGAAGAAGATCGCCTCCGAGGCCGACCTGTCCGGGAAGACCATCGCCGTCGAGGCCCCCGGCTACGAGTTCGACACCCTCAACGCCCTCAACACGCAGCTGAAGGCGGCCGGCAAGCCGAGCGTCACCGTCCGCACCTTCACCACCACCGCCGACGCCTACCAGGCGCTGGCCGTCGGGCAGGTCGACGGCGTGGCCATCGTCGCCGCGGTGACCAGCTACTACCAGAAGGACGGCCGCTTCCAGACGGCGGTCGACGGCATGAACCCCGCGCCGCTGGCCCTCGGCTTCGGCAAGCAGACCGCGGCCGAAGCGGTGGCCGGAGCCCTGCAGACGCTCCGCCAGAACGGCTTCCTCGCCACGCTGTTCAAGAAGTACAACGTCACCGCCTACTCCGGCGCACTGCAGGTGACCACCGGCGCCGTCAGCGCCAACTGACCCCGCGACACCTCCGCACGACGGAAAGGGCGAGAGCCATGTGGTCCTGGGAAGCGTTCTTCTCCTTCCTCCACAACCCCCAGCTCATCCAGGGAGCCTGGACGACCGTCTGGCTGACGGTGGTCAGCATGGCGCTCGCCCTCCCGCTCGCCGTGCTCGTGGCCCTGGGCCGGGCCTCCGGGTTCACACCCGTCCGGCTGGTCACCGGCTGCTACGTGTGGCTGATGCGCGGCACTCCGCTGCTGGTGCAACTGGTCATCATCTACACCGGGCTGCCCCAGATCGGTCTGCGCCTGGGCGTGATCAGCTCGGCCCTGAGCGGCCTGGTCCTCAACGAGGCGGCCTACCTCTCGGAGATCGTCCGGGCGGGGGTGCTCTCCGTGCCGCACGGCCAGGCGGAGGCCGCCCGGGCGCTGGGCATGTCCCCCTGGCGGGTGCTGCGGGTGGTGGTCATGCCGCAGGCGCTGCGGGTGATGGTGCCGCCGCTCGGCAACAGCTTCAACGGCCTGCTCAAGACGACCACCCTGGTCTCGGTGATCTCCGTCGAGGAGCTGCTGCGCCGCACCCAGTTCGCCGTCCAGACCAACTTCCGGGTCCTGGAGGGGCTGACCGCCGCGGCCCTGTACTACCTGGCGATGACCACGCTGTGGGGCTTCGCCCAACGGTGGCTGGAAACCCGCGTGAGCCGCGGCCACCGGACCCGGCCGACCGGCCGGCGCGCGGGCGACGCCAAGCCTCCCGCACCGGACGGCACCCTCGCCGCCACCGCACCGGACCTGGGAATGGAGACCCGATGAGCACCGCAACACCGTCCCCGCCCGTGGTCGTCGAGGCACGCGGGATCCGCAAGTCGTTCGGCGATGTCGAGGTGCTGAAGGGCATCGACCTGACCGTCCGACGCGGCGAGGCGGTGCTCGTCCTCGGCCCCTCCGGCGGCGGCAAGAGCACCTTCCTGCGCACCCTGAACCACCTGGAGCGTCCGGATGCGGGCACCGTCAGCATCTGCGGCGAGCCGCTCGGCCATGTGGAGCGGGCGGGTCGGACAACAGCGTTGCGGGAACGGCGGATCGCCGTCCAGCGGCGGCGTACCGGCATGGTCTTCCAGCAGTTCAACCTGTTCCCGAACATGACGGCCGCGGACAACGTGGCGGCCGGCCCGGTGCATGTGAACGGCGTCCCCCGGACGAAGGCCCGCGCCGACGCCCGCGAGCTGCTGGCGATGGTGGGCCTCGCCGACAAGGCCGGCTCCTACCCCTCCGAGCTCTCCGGCGGCCAGCAGCAGCGGGTGGCCATCGCCCGTGCCCTGGCGATGAGCCCCGACCTGCTGCTCTTCGACGAACCCACCTCGGCGCTGGATCCGGAGATGGTCAGGGAGGTGCTCGACGTCATGCTCCGGCTGCGGGAGGAGGGCATGACGATGATCGTGGTCAGCCATGAGATGGGGTTCGCCCGCGCGGCGGCCGACCGGGTGGTGCTCATCAGCGACGGGGTGGTGGTCGAGGACCAGCCCCCGGACCGCTTCTTCTCCGCCCCGCAGCACGAGCGCACCCGCCAGTTCCTCGGCCGGATCCTGTGAGGGCACCCATGACCACCGGCCGACGCGCGTCCCGGACCCCCGAGAGCGTCACCGTCACCATCGACGGCGTCCCCGGCCGGGCCTGGGCCGGCCAGTCGGTGTCCGCGGTCCTGGTCGCGGCGGGCATCTGGCCGCTGCGCCGCAACCTGGTCAACGGCGGACTGCGCGGACCGTTCTGCGGCATGGGCGTCTGCATGGAGTGCGAGGTGACCATCGACGGCCGCCCGGACTCCCGCAGCTGCACCGCGCACGTCGCCGAGGGCACCGACATCCGCACCCACACCGAACCCGGAACGGAGTCCGACGTATGACCGGCGACCTGGAGGCGGACGTCGCGGTGGTCGGCGGCGGGCCCGCGGGACTCCACGCGGCACTGGTGCTGGCCCGCGGCGGACTGCGGGTGGTCCTGCTCGACGAGTCCGAGACGCTCGGCGGCCAGTACTACAAGCGCCGGGCCGCGCCCCTGGCCACGGCCTTCGGCGACTTCCGTCCGCACGGTACCGAACTGATCCGCCGGGTGCACGCGGCGGGCGTCGACTGCCGCACCGGCACCCTGGTCTGGGGCGCGGAGGACGGCGGACGCACGCTGTTCACCAGCGACGTACGGACCGGCGCCGCGGGACGGGTCCGCGTA encodes:
- a CDS encoding LacI family DNA-binding transcriptional regulator, coding for MAVTLDQVADAAGVSKSTASRVLSGSGRVSDRTRKAVQSAAERLGYRPNRIASGLRTRRSNLIGLVITNLVNASFHTITGVLQQRLDEFGYQVLLCVTDADPARERRYLEMLLDHRVDGLIIVGTGDNNAMVREVSAAGIPVVNLMRSPEGAPGDSVMAADHEGAELATRHLLDLGHRRIAFIGGPPTVDSGRDRYAGFAAALAAAGLRPDPDLCARGPYTVPFGAEAVMRLMGGDAPWPTALYSANHEATLGVLGALVQLGVQVPDQLSLVCHEAAPWLSHWHPPVTVVDTGAQDLGELAAEQILRRVNSRPDTGGDHDATGPEPTGRLIRVGSRLVVRRSTAPPPVSQ
- a CDS encoding dihydrodipicolinate synthase family protein, with amino-acid sequence MSPAAVSWRGYWPAAPTPFTAEGSLDEAAWRALLRLYVGQGVHGVLVNGTTGEWFSQTPDERRRVAEIAVEELAGRVPVVIGCGAFTAAECARYGEHARAVGADGILTTPPPYVHPSQQEIYAFYRSLAETVDLPLMVYNWPRGTAVDITVDTLSNLADLDNVVAVKDSSGDELKVADTCAALAGRVQVFGRFIHRRGMAVMAEFGGAGNIDGGALGAPFAVPFYESFWAGDLDRAREWSARYERLVSLLVNGDYSSRFASPTSQLKAAMRLLGQPGGHVRPPLLPLQDPSDLRRLSKALDEAGLHPTSCTAER
- a CDS encoding ABC transporter substrate-binding protein, with product MQPTMRRLILAASASLLLTIAACGSSQTSSSSAGAASSAACTPKLGKADLVTAGTLTMSTNATLPPMQYLDASGNVVGMRVELGDEIAKVLCLTPHFVNIPFDAQIPGVESGRWDMIDTGMFYTPTRAKTIKLVPYEIQGVSVSVTQGNPKKIASEADLSGKTIAVEAPGYEFDTLNALNTQLKAAGKPSVTVRTFTTTADAYQALAVGQVDGVAIVAAVTSYYQKDGRFQTAVDGMNPAPLALGFGKQTAAEAVAGALQTLRQNGFLATLFKKYNVTAYSGALQVTTGAVSAN
- a CDS encoding amino acid ABC transporter permease, with protein sequence MWSWEAFFSFLHNPQLIQGAWTTVWLTVVSMALALPLAVLVALGRASGFTPVRLVTGCYVWLMRGTPLLVQLVIIYTGLPQIGLRLGVISSALSGLVLNEAAYLSEIVRAGVLSVPHGQAEAARALGMSPWRVLRVVVMPQALRVMVPPLGNSFNGLLKTTTLVSVISVEELLRRTQFAVQTNFRVLEGLTAAALYYLAMTTLWGFAQRWLETRVSRGHRTRPTGRRAGDAKPPAPDGTLAATAPDLGMETR
- a CDS encoding amino acid ABC transporter ATP-binding protein; translated protein: MSTATPSPPVVVEARGIRKSFGDVEVLKGIDLTVRRGEAVLVLGPSGGGKSTFLRTLNHLERPDAGTVSICGEPLGHVERAGRTTALRERRIAVQRRRTGMVFQQFNLFPNMTAADNVAAGPVHVNGVPRTKARADARELLAMVGLADKAGSYPSELSGGQQQRVAIARALAMSPDLLLFDEPTSALDPEMVREVLDVMLRLREEGMTMIVVSHEMGFARAAADRVVLISDGVVVEDQPPDRFFSAPQHERTRQFLGRIL
- a CDS encoding (2Fe-2S)-binding protein, coding for MTTGRRASRTPESVTVTIDGVPGRAWAGQSVSAVLVAAGIWPLRRNLVNGGLRGPFCGMGVCMECEVTIDGRPDSRSCTAHVAEGTDIRTHTEPGTESDV